Part of the Pseudodesulfovibrio mercurii genome is shown below.
TCCTTGCCGATGTCCTTCAGGTGGATGTCCGGCAGGTCGATGCCCATGCCCTGGTCCCCGAAGGCGTCGAGCAGGGAGCCTCCGAGGTTGATCTTGCCGTTCTTGACGATGAAGTCGTTGATCTGGATCTTCTTTTCGGAGCCGGTCTCGGACTTCTTCTCCTCGGACTTGGCGGCCGTCTTTTCACCGGCCACGGTCTTCTGGATGTTGTTGACGATGGTCTGGAAGTTGTCGGTGTTGCCGCGTTTCTCGTAGCTGATCACCGGGCTGTCCACGTAGATTTCCTCGATGATGATCTTGTCCGAGGTCAGGGAGTCGGTGTTGACCTTGACGCGGATGGTCCCGCACTCCACGGCGCTGGGCATCTTGAAGCCCTGCGGGTTGCCCAGGTAGAAGTTGGACAGGGTTCCGGACCCGGACAGGACCGAGATGTCGGCGCCGCCGAGGCGGACCTCGGTCTTGGTGATGGGCGGCCCGAACTCCTCCACGGCGGTCTTGATCAGGTCGCCGAGGTTGAGGATGACGAGCACGATGGCGGTGATGATGCCCGCGACGAGGACGCCTGCGCCGATGAGGATGTATTTTTTCATGACGACTCCTGGTTGGTTGTGTGGACTATGGGCAAACGATACGGCATTTGCGTTGGCAGGGCAACATCCTATCGGGAATGTTGCGGAAGTGTCGGAAAGAGCGGATCGGCCATGTGGCGCATGTCTTTGGTGCCCGCGCCGCGTCGGCCCGAATCCAGGGACGGCCCGGCCTCGGGCAGGATGCGCCCGGCCCCGTCGAAGACCGCCGGTTCCAGTCGGCGGCACAGGTCGGCGGCCCGGTCGGCGGCCCGGTTCATGAGCCGGGCCAGGGTCTCCTCGCGGACCTCGTCGGACACCGGGTCGCGGTAACGGATGGCGTTGGCGACGCGGGCCCCCTGTTCGAGCCACTGGGGGGCATAGAACAGGGCG
Proteins encoded:
- a CDS encoding AsmA family protein, with product MKKYILIGAGVLVAGIITAIVLVILNLGDLIKTAVEEFGPPITKTEVRLGGADISVLSGSGTLSNFYLGNPQGFKMPSAVECGTIRVKVNTDSLTSDKIIIEEIYVDSPVISYEKRGNTDNFQTIVNNIQKTVAGEKTAAKSEEKKSETGSEKKIQINDFIVKNGKINLGGSLLDAFGDQGMGIDLPDIHLKDIGKEKDTTPAEAFAQILGEMTGDVTGTVTQVTKQLKEALGKAVEGAGKAVEGAGEAGESVGGAIKGLFGGSKE